AATAAGACATGGGCCGGGACTTCAAATACTTCGGCGACTTCATTCGGATCGGTTTGAATTTGATAACTAGGGGGAACGAACCCTACAACTGGTGTTACTTCAAACTGACTAACCGTTGCCAGTGAAGGTAACTGCCCAACAATGTGGATATCATTAGGATTTAGCCCTATCTCTTCTTGTGCTTCTCTCAATGCCGTATTAACGAGTGACGTGTCGTAGTGCTCATATTTTCCACCAGGGAAACTCACTTGCCCCGGATGGTGTTTTAAATGTTCAGCCCGTTTAGTCAAAATCACATTCAAACCTCGCGGACGTTCGACCAAGCCAATTAACACGGATGCTTGACGCAGTGAATCCTGTTTGAGATGAGCCACTCTTGCGCGGGTTTCTGGGTGATATTGTCCCGGTGTGGTCAGCAAAAACTGTTTTAAGAAATCGTTACGGGTTAAGGGGGTCACAATGGCTCCTTTATTGAACATTATTATTGGAAGCGTTGGTGTGTTCTTTAACAATTGCAGTGCCATTGCAGAATCACCTAATTCAGAAAGATGGCTGCAAAAAGTACGGCGCTGGGGTGACAGAACAATGGATTCACTATGACACGGAGTTAAATAAGACGCAATGCGACTAATGGAGCATTAAAATGCGTATAACCTTAGGATTAAGGCCGAGAGGTTAGGTTGGCTAGCGCCGATGTTTTACGAGCAAAAGGTTTACGGGAAATATGGAATGTCAGAAATAGCATCGTCCCCTTACACACCTGCGAGGTAGCTCACAGAGGTAGGTAAGGGGAGAGAATAAGCGGCTATTTAACGATGAAGGGAGCGCCAAGTACCGGCAAAATACGGGACAATTTGTCCAAAGCTTCTTGATATTCATCTTCGGCTTGACTGTCGGCTACCAAGCCGCCACCCGCCCAAACATAGAGTTGCTGGTTGCAGGCAATTAGGGTGCGAATGGTGATACTGGTATCCATCCGACCGTGGCGACTTAAATAACCAATTGAGCCACAATACACACTGCGACGATGCGGTTCGAGTTCTTCAATGATTTCCATGGCGCGAATTTTCGGTGCCCCCGTAATTGACCCTCCGGGAAAGGCAGCTCGCAACATTTCGATCTGACTGTATTGTGGATCGAGTTGTGCTTCTATCGTGGACACCAAGTGATGTACCGCTGGGAAGGACTCGATATCAAACAGTTTCGGCACTTTGACCGTGCCTGGTTTGGCAACACGGCCTACATCGTTACGCAGCAAATCAACAATCATCAAGTTTTCTGCTTGATCTTTTTCTGCATTGGCTAGCTCTTGTGCAAGTTCTGTGTCTCGAACCGGGTCTGCGCTACGCGGACGGGTACCTTTAATCGGTTTCGTTTCAATTTTATCGCCATTCACTTGCAGAAAACGTTCTGGTGAGACGCTTAAAATCGCCCCTTGCTCAAGGCGAATAAAACCTGAAAATGGAGCGCCGTTAGCCTGTTCTAGCAAATTGTACGCTTGCCATTCACTGCCGCTGTATGTGGCATTAAAACGCTGGGTTAAGTTGATCTGGTAACAGTCTCCCGAGCGCAAGTACTCTTGCACTTGGGCAAACTTTTCGCAATATTGAGCCTTAGTCATATTCGATTGCCAAGGTTCAACAGAGAAATCGGTTTCTTTAGAAGCGGTTTGCTGCTCAAGCCACTGCCACGCTTGTTCGATGTTTTGTCCAATCAAACTCGCTTGCTCAGTTTGGTGATCGACTACGACAGCCCATTCATACAGTCCTACCGCCATGTCAGGCAGAGGAATGTCTTGCTTGGCAAGCTCAGGCAAGGCTTCTACATAACGCCCTAAGTCATAAGCAAAGTAACCGAGCGCCCCACCTACGAAAGGGACGTCCAGCTCAGAGTCGATGTCAGGTAAATAACGCTGCTGGTAATGCGCTAATAAGGCAAAAGGATCTTCTGTGGTAATACGCTGATCATCTGGGGTAATGACAGTGGTTTGTCCAGCAAATGTCGTTAGTGTGACCAATGGCTTAGCGACTAGCACGTCAAATCGGCTATCTTTGTGATGCATTGAGGCTGACTTAAGAAGCATCGCCCAAGGTAGAAGCTGAATCCGGCTAAAGAGTTCAGAAGCAAACTGTGACCGATATTCCAGCGGTTTGGTTGTTATTTGTTGAGTATCTGGATGAATCATGCGCTTTAATTGATATATAACAAGGAAAACAGTGGATTACATAGCGTATTCAATAATCCAAGAGTATCATAAACACATAGTATAAACCGCTATTGAGTGATGCTGTTAGCATTGGTTGTGTTCCTTTGTTAACCAGCTTTCAGCGTAGGCAGCGGTTTATGGAAGCATACGATAATAATGAGGCATGCAATGACGGTAATACGCAAACAGGATGTGATCAGCAGTGTCGCTGATGCGCTCCAATACATCTCTTACTACCATCCATTAGACTTCGTGAAAGCGCTAGAAAAAGCCTACAATCATGAAGAAAACCCAGCAGCAAAAGACGCGATTGCACAGATCCTGATCAACTCACGCATGTCTGCTGAGGGTCACCGTCCGTTGTGTCAAGACACGGGCATCGTAACATGTTTCGTTGACATCGGTATGGATGTTCAATGGGATGCAACCGACATGACAGTCCAACAAATGGTGGATGAAGGTGTTCGTCAAGCGTATGCGAACCCAGATAACCCTCTACGTAAATCTGTACTGGCTGATCCAGCGGGTAAACGTATCAACACCAAAGATAACGCCCCTGCTGTTGTGCATATCAGCATGGTACCTGGTAACAAAGTGGATATTCGTATCGCGGCTAAAGGCGGCGGTAGTGAAAACAAAACTAAGATGGTGATGTTAAACCCATCTGACGACATCGCGGCTTGGGTTGAAAAAACCGTTCCGCTAATGGGGGCAGGTTGGTGTCCACCAGGCATGCTAGGTATTGGTATTGGTGGTACTGCAGAAAAAGCAGCGGTACTGGCGAAAGAAGCCCTAATGGAACACATCGATATTCAAGATCTGATTGAACGTGGTCCACAAAACGCTGAAGAAGAACTTCGTCTTGATATCTTCAAGCGCGTAAACAAATTGGGTATTGGTGCGCAAGGTCTTGGCGGTCTAACCACCGTTGTTGACGTGAAAATCAAAACGGCACCAACTCACGCCGCGTCTAAACCAGTTTGTATGATTCCAAACTGTGCAGCGACTCGTCACGTGCACTTCACTCTTGACGGTACAGGTCCTGCTGAGCTGACTCCACCTAAATTGGAAGATTGGCCAGAAATTACGCGCGAAGCGAATGAAAACACTCGTCGTGTAAACCTAGATACAGT
This genomic window from Vibrio tritonius contains:
- a CDS encoding CoA pyrophosphatase; this encodes MFNKGAIVTPLTRNDFLKQFLLTTPGQYHPETRARVAHLKQDSLRQASVLIGLVERPRGLNVILTKRAEHLKHHPGQVSFPGGKYEHYDTSLVNTALREAQEEIGLNPNDIHIVGQLPSLATVSQFEVTPVVGFVPPSYQIQTDPNEVAEVFEVPAHVLLDKNQLISQMFTIGHHKHRIFGLTYQHHLIWGMTAQIVQALQNQIFLPHEYHQRQIG
- the pabB gene encoding aminodeoxychorismate synthase component 1, which encodes MIHPDTQQITTKPLEYRSQFASELFSRIQLLPWAMLLKSASMHHKDSRFDVLVAKPLVTLTTFAGQTTVITPDDQRITTEDPFALLAHYQQRYLPDIDSELDVPFVGGALGYFAYDLGRYVEALPELAKQDIPLPDMAVGLYEWAVVVDHQTEQASLIGQNIEQAWQWLEQQTASKETDFSVEPWQSNMTKAQYCEKFAQVQEYLRSGDCYQINLTQRFNATYSGSEWQAYNLLEQANGAPFSGFIRLEQGAILSVSPERFLQVNGDKIETKPIKGTRPRSADPVRDTELAQELANAEKDQAENLMIVDLLRNDVGRVAKPGTVKVPKLFDIESFPAVHHLVSTIEAQLDPQYSQIEMLRAAFPGGSITGAPKIRAMEIIEELEPHRRSVYCGSIGYLSRHGRMDTSITIRTLIACNQQLYVWAGGGLVADSQAEDEYQEALDKLSRILPVLGAPFIVK
- a CDS encoding fumarate hydratase, which produces MTVIRKQDVISSVADALQYISYYHPLDFVKALEKAYNHEENPAAKDAIAQILINSRMSAEGHRPLCQDTGIVTCFVDIGMDVQWDATDMTVQQMVDEGVRQAYANPDNPLRKSVLADPAGKRINTKDNAPAVVHISMVPGNKVDIRIAAKGGGSENKTKMVMLNPSDDIAAWVEKTVPLMGAGWCPPGMLGIGIGGTAEKAAVLAKEALMEHIDIQDLIERGPQNAEEELRLDIFKRVNKLGIGAQGLGGLTTVVDVKIKTAPTHAASKPVCMIPNCAATRHVHFTLDGTGPAELTPPKLEDWPEITREANENTRRVNLDTVTKEEVQTWRTGETILLSGKILTGRDAAHKRIQGMLANGEGLPEGVDLKGKFIYYVGPVDAVRDEVVGPAGPTTSTRMDKFTDMMLDEVGVMGMIGKSERGDATVESIKNHKAVYLMAVGGAAYLVAKAIKKARVVAFEDLGMEAIYEFEVEDMPVTVAVDSTGANAHKIGPDTWRVKIQEAENQNA